The nucleotide sequence TTCTATTAATTTTTCTTTTTTATTTTCATTAGCTGACATTATTTCCCCTCCGTTTCTATATTATCTGATTTTAGGGAATTTTCCTGTTCAAAAGGAGATTTTATTTTTGGAGCACCGGCAACATAAAGCCACGATTTTACAAAATGTCCGTTCCCCAAGTCAATCATTGGAGGTTTTCTTTCATAGTCAATTTTCATTGCATATTCAGAACGTGCCGCAAACGGATCTCCCACAGGCGGTTTTAACAAATCTGGAGGAGTTCCTGGAATGGAAGCCAGTTTTTCCCCAATTTTCATATCCAGTCTTGGCAAGGATTTTAAAAGGCCCCAAGTATACGGATGTTTTGGATTTTTGAAAAGTTCCTTTACAGGAGCTTCTTCCAGTTTTTCTCCAGCATACATAACAACCACTCTGTCAGCAGTTTCGGCAACTACTCCCAAATCATGTGTTATAAGTATTACAGCAATGTTTAATTCTTTTTTCAGTTCATTTATCAAATCCAGTATTTGTGCCTGAATTGTAACGTCTAAAGCCGTTGTTGGCTCATCACAGATTAACAAGTCTGGCTCACATGAAAGGGCAATGGCTATAACCGCCCTTTGACGCATT is from Leptotrichia trevisanii DSM 22070 and encodes:
- a CDS encoding ABC transporter ATP-binding protein encodes the protein MGKKLLEVKDLSVSFNTYAGEVQALRGISFSVDRGETLAIVGESGSGKSVTVQTIMRLIPMPPGEIKNGEILFEGEDLVKAPIERMRELRGGKIGMIFQDPMTSLNPTIKVGKQIMEGILIHKNVTREEAKQQAIEMLRKVGIPKPEERFHQYPHEFSGGMRQRAVIAIALSCEPDLLICDEPTTALDVTIQAQILDLINELKKELNIAVILITHDLGVVAETADRVVVMYAGEKLEEAPVKELFKNPKHPYTWGLLKSLPRLDMKIGEKLASIPGTPPDLLKPPVGDPFAARSEYAMKIDYERKPPMIDLGNGHFVKSWLYVAGAPKIKSPFEQENSLKSDNIETEGK